From the Salinimicrobium tongyeongense genome, one window contains:
- the murI gene encoding glutamate racemase: MSKDKPIGIFDSGVGGTSIWKEIHHLLPLEHTIYLADSANAPYGEKPPEEIVRLSVKNTEKLLDMGAKIIVVACNTATTNAIVHLRTSYNIPFIGIEPAIKPAALQTRAKCIGILATKGTLSSTLFAKASDLYSKDNKIVEVVGKGLVQKIEQGQKDAPVVQGMLSQLLEPMVKAGIDYLVLGCSHYPYLIPTLKKILPPHVQIIDSGMAVAKQTRVVLQSLDLLTAEQQKIPEFFSNGDPEILRNIIPAPQNSFKVSFMDF, encoded by the coding sequence ATGAGCAAAGACAAGCCTATAGGTATTTTTGATTCGGGGGTGGGCGGCACCTCCATCTGGAAAGAGATCCACCACCTGCTCCCCCTGGAACACACGATTTATTTAGCCGACAGCGCCAACGCTCCCTATGGAGAAAAGCCTCCCGAGGAAATTGTAAGGCTAAGTGTAAAGAACACCGAGAAATTGCTCGACATGGGCGCCAAAATCATTGTGGTGGCCTGTAACACCGCTACCACAAACGCCATAGTGCATTTGAGAACTTCTTATAACATCCCGTTCATTGGGATTGAACCTGCCATAAAACCTGCTGCTTTACAAACCCGCGCCAAGTGCATTGGGATCCTGGCCACCAAAGGAACGCTCTCCAGCACACTTTTCGCAAAGGCGTCAGATCTATATTCCAAAGATAACAAGATCGTTGAGGTGGTAGGAAAAGGCCTTGTGCAAAAGATTGAACAGGGGCAAAAAGATGCCCCGGTTGTGCAGGGTATGCTTTCCCAGCTGCTGGAGCCCATGGTAAAAGCCGGTATAGATTACCTCGTGCTGGGCTGCAGCCACTACCCTTACCTAATCCCCACCCTCAAGAAAATACTTCCGCCCCACGTGCAGATCATAGATTCGGGCATGGCCGTTGCCAAACAAACCCGTGTTGTTCTGCAAAGCCTTGACCTGCTCACTGCAGAACAGCAAAAAATCCCCGAATTCTTCAGCAATGGCGATCCTGAAATTCTTAGAAACATCATCCCGGCTCCTCAAAATTCTTTTAAAGTCAGTTTTATGGATTTCTAA
- a CDS encoding OmpH family outer membrane protein: MKQFKTLLIAVALIFGATSFANAQSKVAHIASQELIEQMPGYKAAMNQLEKLQKTYDTQIKEMVTEAQGTMKRYESEAQTKTDEENQKRALELQQTQRSIGEYRQTAEQDLRQKEVELLKPVFEKARTTIQKVARAKGYDYVLDSTTGTGLLMADGYDLMPDVKKELGI, translated from the coding sequence ATGAAACAATTCAAGACCCTTCTAATAGCTGTAGCTTTAATCTTTGGAGCAACTTCTTTTGCAAATGCACAATCAAAGGTAGCGCATATCGCTTCACAGGAATTGATTGAGCAAATGCCAGGCTACAAAGCTGCAATGAACCAGTTGGAAAAACTTCAGAAAACCTATGATACTCAAATTAAAGAGATGGTTACTGAAGCTCAAGGAACCATGAAAAGATATGAGTCTGAAGCTCAGACCAAGACAGACGAAGAGAACCAGAAAAGAGCTTTAGAGCTTCAACAAACTCAAAGATCTATAGGGGAGTACCGTCAGACTGCCGAGCAGGATCTTCGTCAAAAGGAAGTAGAACTACTTAAGCCGGTATTTGAAAAAGCCCGCACCACTATTCAGAAAGTAGCCCGTGCAAAAGGATATGACTATGTGCTTGATTCTACTACCGGAACCGGACTTCTTATGGCCGATGGTTATGACTTAATGCCAGACGTTAAAAAAGAACTCGGAATTTAA
- the bamA gene encoding outer membrane protein assembly factor BamA: protein MKPFIIIKTENEDLEKQVSNLVSALKTKSTLALLALGLFINFTSAAQDLPLANGQEYTIGEIEVTGNVSFNEQTIIAYTGLKKGEKIFIPGDRISKVLKKLWDVGSFSDVNIYVTNIEGNVADLELEIQEVPALANVRIQGIKKKKQEEFIKENKLNKGTKVTENLLTTTKNYIQNTFKEEGFLNTKVAMNTVPAEDTLNRNTVNLVINVDKGERVKIEDIEISGNEAISDGRLKRAMKKTKEQKFFRFWKRSKFIPEEYEADKQKLLSIYKERGYRDARIVSDSLIRVDEDDVALHIDLEEGNRYFFGDIEFVGNSVYTDQELKRRLGISKGDVYNGVLLEKQIADNTKPDANDLTNLYQNNGYLFSNINPVEVKVYNDTIDFEIRIREGKVAYFDEITVVGNDKTKDHVIFREMRTKPGHKYSKEAVVRTVRELGQLGFFDAENLTPDFKEVDQNSGTVDLEYSVVEAGASQIELQGGYGGGGFVGTLGLSFNNFSLSGLFDKDAYRPLPMGDGQTLSLRAQASTYYQTYSLSFSEPWWGGKKPVRLSTSLQHTEQYFYDYRNREADKDRKFSISGITLGLARRLTVPDDFFVLSTAVAFQHYNLSNYNTGLFTFGDGYSNNFSLTLGLTRDNTFSNPIFPMGGSKFEIIAKLTPPYSLFNDIDYANLGDQKEYQLQNENGVLINSQGRPLRDGEDPVPDQAKIDQEKYKWLEFYKIKFNGTWFTNLYDKLVLRTHAEYGFLGAYNNDRGVPPFERFYLGGDGMGTYSMDGREAIALRGYPNQSLIPVDRGVMSTATDNDGATIYNKYSLELRYPITLKPTASIYGLTFLEAGASFDDFKDYNPFQINRSAGAGIRIFMPAFGLLGIDFGYGFDPLPGESKANGWETHFIIGQQF from the coding sequence ATGAAGCCATTTATAATTATCAAAACAGAGAACGAAGATTTGGAAAAACAAGTGAGCAACTTAGTTAGTGCCTTAAAAACAAAATCTACATTAGCACTTTTGGCCCTTGGCCTTTTTATAAATTTTACTTCAGCAGCACAGGATCTGCCACTTGCCAACGGCCAGGAATACACGATAGGTGAAATAGAAGTTACAGGAAATGTCTCCTTTAACGAGCAAACCATTATTGCCTACACAGGTCTCAAAAAGGGCGAAAAAATCTTCATTCCCGGAGACCGCATTAGTAAAGTGCTTAAAAAGTTGTGGGATGTTGGATCCTTTAGTGATGTTAACATCTATGTTACCAATATTGAGGGTAATGTTGCCGATCTTGAGCTGGAAATTCAGGAGGTGCCTGCCCTGGCCAATGTGAGAATCCAGGGGATCAAGAAAAAGAAACAGGAAGAGTTTATAAAAGAAAATAAGCTTAACAAGGGCACAAAGGTTACAGAAAACCTTTTGACCACCACCAAGAACTACATTCAGAACACTTTTAAAGAGGAAGGTTTTCTCAACACAAAAGTGGCCATGAATACTGTGCCTGCGGAAGATACCCTTAACAGGAACACCGTTAACCTTGTGATCAATGTTGACAAGGGAGAACGCGTTAAGATCGAAGATATTGAGATCTCCGGAAATGAAGCTATTTCTGATGGTCGTTTAAAACGCGCCATGAAGAAAACCAAGGAACAAAAATTCTTCAGGTTCTGGAAACGCTCCAAATTTATTCCTGAAGAATATGAAGCCGACAAGCAAAAACTGCTTAGCATATACAAAGAAAGAGGTTACCGTGATGCCAGGATAGTTTCAGACAGCCTCATTCGCGTAGATGAAGACGATGTGGCACTGCATATCGATCTTGAAGAAGGAAACCGCTACTTCTTTGGAGATATAGAGTTTGTAGGAAATTCGGTTTATACCGACCAGGAATTAAAAAGAAGACTGGGAATAAGCAAAGGAGACGTGTACAACGGGGTGCTGCTTGAAAAGCAAATTGCCGACAATACCAAACCCGATGCAAATGACCTTACCAACCTTTATCAAAATAACGGGTACTTATTTTCTAACATCAACCCGGTAGAAGTTAAGGTATACAACGACACCATAGATTTTGAAATAAGGATCAGGGAAGGTAAGGTTGCCTACTTTGATGAAATTACCGTAGTAGGAAATGACAAGACTAAAGACCACGTGATCTTTAGGGAAATGAGAACCAAACCTGGGCACAAGTACAGCAAAGAAGCAGTGGTAAGAACCGTGCGGGAACTTGGCCAACTAGGGTTCTTTGATGCTGAAAACCTGACCCCCGATTTTAAGGAAGTAGACCAGAACAGCGGAACTGTTGATTTAGAGTATTCTGTTGTAGAAGCAGGGGCCAGCCAGATTGAACTTCAGGGAGGTTATGGCGGCGGAGGCTTTGTAGGTACTCTGGGGCTTTCCTTCAACAACTTTTCGCTGAGCGGACTTTTTGATAAAGATGCTTACAGACCATTGCCTATGGGAGATGGACAAACGCTTTCACTAAGGGCACAGGCAAGCACCTATTACCAAACTTACAGCCTTTCTTTTTCTGAACCCTGGTGGGGCGGAAAGAAACCGGTAAGGCTTTCAACTTCCCTGCAGCATACAGAACAGTATTTCTACGACTACAGGAACCGTGAAGCCGATAAAGACCGTAAATTCTCAATCTCGGGGATCACCCTGGGGCTTGCCAGAAGACTTACAGTACCCGATGACTTCTTTGTACTTTCTACGGCAGTTGCTTTTCAGCACTATAACCTGAGCAACTACAACACAGGACTATTTACCTTTGGTGACGGTTATTCCAATAACTTCTCACTCACCCTGGGGCTCACCCGCGACAACACCTTCAGCAACCCGATTTTCCCGATGGGAGGTTCAAAGTTTGAAATTATTGCCAAGTTAACCCCACCTTATTCTTTGTTTAACGACATTGATTATGCAAACCTGGGTGACCAGAAAGAATATCAGCTTCAGAATGAGAACGGAGTACTTATAAACAGTCAGGGAAGACCATTGAGAGACGGGGAAGACCCTGTACCAGATCAGGCAAAGATTGACCAGGAAAAATACAAGTGGTTAGAATTCTACAAAATTAAATTCAACGGTACATGGTTCACCAACCTGTATGACAAGTTAGTCTTGAGAACTCATGCCGAATACGGATTTCTTGGAGCTTACAACAATGACCGCGGGGTACCGCCTTTTGAAAGGTTTTACCTTGGGGGAGACGGGATGGGAACCTACAGCATGGATGGCCGTGAAGCTATTGCCCTTAGAGGATATCCCAACCAGTCACTTATCCCGGTTGACCGCGGCGTAATGAGCACTGCTACAGATAATGATGGTGCTACCATCTACAACAAATACTCTCTGGAATTAAGATATCCGATTACCTTAAAACCCACAGCCTCTATTTATGGCCTTACCTTTTTGGAAGCCGGTGCCTCTTTTGATGATTTTAAAGACTATAATCCTTTCCAGATCAACAGATCGGCAGGAGCCGGAATAAGGATATTCATGCCAGCCTTCGGATTACTTGGGATAGACTTTGGGTATGGATTTGATCCACTTCCTGGTGAGAGCAAGGCAAACGGATGGGAGACCCACTTTATAATTGGACAGCAGTTTTAA
- a CDS encoding NifU family protein translates to MKNISINIQPTTRPTIVKFEANVFLTKHESFEFNNIEEAGRSPLAQQLFHLPFVKKVYIAQNFVAIEKYNIVHWKDVQEEISEQIETYLNNGGTVVTPPQEEIKKVPVTVYAESTPNPTVMKFVSNKKLVLQSLEFKNIDEAKNAPLAKALFHFPFVKEVFIDENYLSIMKYDISEWEEITQELREYIREYLEQGKDVLLENSDQPSATKPEGKEPIKKVELDDTSKEIVAILDEYIKPAVASDGGNILFESYDPQDKLVKVILQGACSGCPSSTMTLKNGIETMLRDMLQGRVDCVEAING, encoded by the coding sequence ATGAAAAACATCAGCATAAATATTCAGCCTACTACCAGGCCCACCATTGTAAAGTTTGAGGCCAATGTTTTTTTGACAAAACATGAAAGCTTTGAATTCAACAACATAGAAGAAGCCGGGCGTTCTCCTCTGGCCCAGCAGCTATTCCATCTTCCTTTTGTAAAGAAGGTTTATATAGCACAAAATTTTGTGGCTATAGAGAAGTATAACATAGTACACTGGAAAGACGTACAGGAGGAAATCTCTGAACAAATTGAAACCTACCTCAACAATGGCGGCACTGTAGTGACTCCTCCACAAGAGGAAATCAAAAAAGTACCCGTCACGGTTTACGCTGAAAGCACACCAAACCCAACTGTAATGAAGTTCGTTTCAAACAAGAAACTGGTACTGCAAAGCCTGGAATTTAAAAATATTGATGAGGCCAAAAATGCCCCTTTGGCTAAGGCTTTATTCCATTTTCCTTTTGTAAAGGAAGTTTTTATAGATGAGAATTACCTCTCCATCATGAAATATGACATTTCTGAATGGGAAGAAATCACCCAGGAACTCAGGGAGTATATCAGGGAATACCTGGAACAGGGTAAAGACGTACTGCTTGAAAACAGCGACCAGCCTTCAGCTACCAAACCTGAAGGAAAAGAACCCATAAAAAAGGTTGAACTGGATGATACTTCAAAAGAAATTGTGGCTATTCTCGATGAATACATAAAACCGGCTGTTGCCAGTGATGGAGGCAATATTTTATTTGAGAGTTATGATCCGCAGGACAAGCTTGTAAAGGTAATACTTCAGGGAGCCTGCAGTGGCTGCCCTTCTTCTACCATGACCCTCAAAAATGGCATTGAGACCATGCTTAGAGACATGC
- a CDS encoding OmpH family outer membrane protein: MKKSILIPLAFLLVSGFAVQAQQTVRIGYVDMEYILQNVPEYQEASAQLEKKVQQWKKEVETELKRIDKMKQDLANERPLLTSELIKDREDEIRFEEKKILDYQQKRFGPNGDFITQKLQLVKPIQDQVFVAVQEIAKNRDYDLIFDKSADVVTLFAADRLDVSDQVLRSITRASNRRELETRQEKRELIRQEAKTVEEEEVLSEREQLQLERKQEREALLEERRRLRDSIRTAKNEEAERRREEILKERQRKKDSVAKAREEIRNN; this comes from the coding sequence ATGAAAAAATCCATTCTTATACCACTTGCTTTTTTACTCGTTTCGGGTTTTGCTGTGCAGGCACAACAAACAGTAAGAATAGGTTATGTAGATATGGAATACATTCTTCAAAACGTTCCCGAATATCAGGAAGCCTCTGCCCAGCTTGAAAAAAAGGTACAGCAGTGGAAGAAAGAGGTGGAAACCGAGTTGAAGAGGATTGATAAAATGAAACAGGACCTCGCCAATGAAAGGCCTCTTTTGACCAGTGAATTGATCAAAGACCGCGAGGATGAAATAAGATTTGAAGAGAAAAAGATACTGGACTATCAGCAAAAAAGATTTGGTCCCAACGGAGATTTCATCACGCAAAAGCTACAGTTGGTAAAACCAATTCAGGATCAGGTTTTCGTAGCAGTTCAGGAAATTGCCAAAAACCGGGATTATGATCTTATCTTTGACAAGTCGGCAGACGTAGTGACCCTTTTTGCGGCAGACAGGCTTGATGTGAGCGACCAGGTACTAAGAAGCATTACCAGGGCCTCAAACAGAAGAGAACTGGAAACGCGGCAGGAAAAAAGAGAGCTGATAAGACAGGAAGCCAAAACTGTTGAAGAGGAAGAGGTGCTTTCAGAAAGAGAGCAGCTGCAACTGGAGAGAAAACAGGAAAGAGAGGCTTTGCTTGAGGAACGAAGAAGACTAAGGGATTCTATTCGAACCGCGAAAAATGAAGAGGCAGAGAGGCGCCGGGAAGAGATTCTCAAAGAACGCCAGAGAAAGAAAGATTCCGTTGCAAAGGCCAGAGAAGAAATCAGGAATAATTAA